The Alphaproteobacteria bacterium genome has a segment encoding these proteins:
- a CDS encoding GNAT family N-acetyltransferase, which yields MTEDSQITVRLALADDIDAIAWIYGECFGGARPREAVEQYLGLQGSWALLATMGGAQAMTPAGFVLARTVLDETEVFSVGVVSLYRRLGVGETLMEGTRRIASLGGARAIFLEVGADNPQARALYEQAGYKTVGHRSDYYKRDDGNCVDAIVMRLSIGKTDASNS from the coding sequence GTGACAGAAGACAGCCAGATCACCGTCCGCCTGGCGCTTGCGGACGACATCGACGCCATCGCCTGGATATACGGCGAATGCTTCGGCGGCGCCCGGCCCCGGGAAGCGGTCGAACAATATCTCGGGCTCCAGGGTAGCTGGGCCCTGCTCGCCACGATGGGCGGGGCGCAGGCGATGACGCCCGCCGGCTTTGTTCTGGCCCGGACCGTGCTCGACGAAACGGAAGTATTCAGTGTCGGCGTCGTTTCCCTGTACCGGCGGCTCGGGGTCGGGGAAACGCTGATGGAAGGCACCCGGCGCATCGCGTCGCTGGGCGGCGCGAGGGCCATTTTTCTGGAAGTCGGCGCCGATAATCCCCAGGCACGGGCATTATACGAACAAGCCGGGTACAAAACCGTCGGCCACAGGTCCGATTACTATAAACGCGACGACGGAAACTGTGTCGATGCGATAGTGATGCGTCTTTCGATAGGAAAGACGGATGCCTCAAACTCTTGA
- a CDS encoding MucR family transcriptional regulator — MSDTSNSDINARDLLELTSEIVAAHVSNNSVTMSDLPTLIEQVYKTLSNVGRDTDTNGERLTPAIPIKKSITPDFIICLEDGKRLKMLKRHLKTAYNMTPDEYRERWGLPSDYPMVAPNYANQRSSLAKAIGLGTRPRDK; from the coding sequence ATGTCCGACACGAGCAATTCCGATATCAACGCGCGCGATTTACTGGAGCTGACCTCTGAAATCGTTGCCGCACACGTATCGAACAACTCGGTAACGATGTCGGATCTGCCGACACTGATCGAGCAGGTGTACAAGACATTGTCGAATGTCGGCAGGGACACGGACACGAATGGGGAGCGGCTGACGCCCGCCATTCCGATCAAGAAATCCATCACGCCCGATTTCATCATCTGCCTCGAAGACGGCAAGCGCCTGAAAATGCTCAAGCGGCACCTCAAGACCGCGTACAACATGACGCCTGACGAATACCGTGAACGCTGGGGGTTGCCGAGCGACTATCCGATGGTGGCCCCGAATTACGCCAATCAGCGCAGTTCGCTGGCAAAGGCCATCGGTCTGGGGACCCGGCCACGCGACAAGTAG
- a CDS encoding Fur family transcriptional regulator, with protein MQNRILDLCQEKGLKMTGQRRIIAQVLGESDDHPDVELVHKRASELDSRISIATVYRTVRLFEEQNILDRHDFGDGRARYEEVTEDHHDHLIDIESGEVIEFNNEEIEDLQQRVAKKLGYRLMDHRLELYGTRIKK; from the coding sequence ATGCAGAACCGAATTTTGGATTTATGCCAGGAAAAGGGCCTCAAGATGACTGGGCAGCGGCGCATCATTGCGCAGGTCCTGGGCGAATCCGACGATCATCCTGACGTCGAACTGGTCCACAAACGGGCCTCCGAGCTCGATTCCCGGATCAGTATTGCGACCGTTTACCGTACCGTCCGCCTTTTCGAGGAGCAGAATATCCTGGACCGTCACGATTTTGGCGACGGTAGGGCGCGCTACGAGGAAGTCACGGAAGACCATCATGACCACCTTATCGATATCGAAAGCGGCGAGGTCATCGAGTTCAACAATGAGGAAATCGAAGACCTGCAGCAGCGGGTGGCCAAGAAACTGGGCTATCGTCTGATGGATCACCGGCTGGAGCTGTACGGGACACGCATCAAGAAGTGA
- the miaB gene encoding tRNA (N6-isopentenyl adenosine(37)-C2)-methylthiotransferase MiaB — MVKRLFIKTYGCQMNVYDSVRMADVLAPHGYVSTDSPAGADMVILNTCHIREKAAEKVYSEIGRMRLLKQDREAAGERMIIAVGGCVGQAEGAEIIARADCVDMVFGPQTYHRLPELIARVMQKSGTRVVDTEFPEEDKFDHLPEESASQGPAAFLSVQEGCDKFCTFCVVPYTRGAEQSRPVAAITDEARRLAAGGCREITLLGQNVNAYHGAAPDGREWGLGRLIRHLADAVPAVARIRYTTSHPRDMDDDLIQAHRDVPQLMPYLHLPVQSGSNRILAAMNRQHTAAAYFRIIERLRAARADIALSSDFIVGFPGETDRDFADTLRLVREVTFAQAYSFKYSVRPGTPAAGIDDQVPEPVKEERLAMLQQLLLAQQEAFNHGTAGAVMPVLFDRKGRFPGQIQGRSPYMQSVYAKAPDRLIGSVTACRIAAVHNRSLRGDIVTEAVASERVSA; from the coding sequence CTGGTGAAAAGGCTCTTTATCAAAACATACGGCTGTCAGATGAACGTCTACGATTCCGTCCGGATGGCGGATGTTCTGGCGCCGCATGGTTATGTATCGACGGACAGCCCGGCCGGCGCCGATATGGTCATCCTGAATACATGCCATATCCGCGAAAAGGCGGCGGAAAAGGTTTATTCGGAAATCGGCCGGATGCGCCTGTTGAAGCAGGACCGCGAAGCCGCGGGCGAACGGATGATCATCGCCGTCGGCGGCTGCGTCGGCCAGGCGGAAGGCGCTGAAATCATCGCGCGGGCGGATTGCGTCGATATGGTCTTTGGCCCGCAGACATACCACCGCCTGCCGGAACTGATCGCGCGGGTGATGCAAAAGTCGGGCACGCGGGTCGTCGACACCGAATTCCCCGAGGAAGACAAATTCGACCACCTGCCGGAGGAATCCGCGTCGCAGGGTCCGGCTGCCTTCCTGTCGGTGCAGGAGGGCTGCGACAAGTTCTGTACCTTCTGTGTCGTCCCCTATACGCGCGGCGCCGAACAGTCGCGGCCTGTCGCGGCGATCACCGACGAAGCCCGGCGTCTCGCCGCCGGCGGCTGCCGGGAGATCACGCTGCTGGGACAGAACGTCAACGCCTATCACGGCGCCGCCCCGGACGGGCGGGAATGGGGCCTCGGGCGGCTTATCCGTCACCTGGCGGATGCGGTGCCGGCCGTGGCGCGCATCCGCTACACGACGAGCCACCCCCGGGACATGGACGATGATCTGATCCAGGCGCATCGCGATGTTCCGCAGCTCATGCCGTACCTGCACCTGCCCGTGCAGTCCGGGTCCAACCGCATCCTGGCGGCAATGAACCGCCAGCATACCGCCGCGGCTTATTTTCGGATCATCGAGCGGTTGCGCGCCGCGCGCGCGGATATCGCCCTGTCGTCGGATTTCATCGTCGGGTTTCCGGGCGAAACGGACCGGGATTTCGCGGATACACTGCGCCTTGTCCGGGAAGTCACCTTCGCCCAGGCCTATTCTTTCAAATACAGCGTCCGGCCCGGGACACCGGCGGCCGGCATCGACGACCAGGTTCCGGAGCCGGTAAAGGAAGAACGGCTCGCCATGTTGCAGCAACTGCTCCTGGCGCAGCAGGAAGCCTTTAACCACGGTACGGCCGGGGCCGTGATGCCCGTCCTGTTCGATCGCAAGGGGCGTTTCCCCGGGCAGATTCAGGGCCGGTCCCCCTATATGCAATCCGTGTATGCCAAAGCCCCGGACCGGCTGATCGGATCCGTCACCGCATGCCGCATCGCCGCCGTTCACAACAGAAGCCTGCGCGGTGACATTGTTACCGAGGCGGTTGCCAGCGAAAGGGTCAGTGCTTGA
- a CDS encoding PhoH family protein: MDDANPVHIQFDDNNLLPLVFGAHDKHLVRIEQQLGVSLVARGNRIAISGPSDAATTAGAALRRLYSQVRDGELLNEGDVDAAVRMAQTARSDDGGADNRTMIQLHRKRIAARSAAQARYIQAMRESSMVFALGPAGTGKTYLAVCAAVELFSAGKVDRIILSRPAVEAGERLGFLPGDMQEKIDPYLRPLFDALHDTLPGDQVVRRLSSGEFEVAPLAFMRGRTLTNAFVILDEAQNTTATQMKMFLTRLGENSRMVITGDLSQVDLPPGTRPGLRDAVETLADVPGIAFVRFSDADVVRPPLVARIIRAYDAAESGKAK; the protein is encoded by the coding sequence ATGGACGACGCGAACCCGGTTCATATCCAGTTCGACGACAACAACCTTCTGCCGCTGGTGTTCGGCGCGCATGACAAGCATCTGGTCAGGATCGAACAGCAACTCGGCGTGTCCCTGGTCGCCCGCGGGAACCGCATCGCGATATCGGGTCCGTCCGACGCCGCGACCACGGCGGGCGCCGCGCTGCGCCGTCTTTACAGTCAGGTTCGCGACGGCGAATTGCTGAACGAGGGCGATGTCGACGCCGCGGTCCGCATGGCGCAGACAGCCCGTTCCGACGATGGCGGCGCCGACAACCGCACCATGATCCAATTGCATCGCAAGCGGATTGCCGCGCGGTCCGCCGCCCAGGCCCGTTACATACAGGCCATGCGGGAAAGCAGCATGGTGTTCGCGCTGGGCCCGGCCGGTACCGGCAAAACCTATCTTGCGGTCTGTGCCGCCGTGGAACTGTTCAGCGCGGGCAAGGTGGACCGCATTATCCTGTCGCGCCCGGCCGTCGAAGCCGGCGAGCGGCTCGGGTTCCTTCCTGGCGACATGCAGGAAAAAATCGACCCGTACCTGCGGCCGCTCTTCGACGCGCTGCATGACACGCTGCCGGGCGATCAGGTGGTGCGCCGGCTTTCCAGCGGTGAATTCGAGGTCGCGCCCCTTGCCTTCATGCGGGGACGGACGCTGACCAATGCCTTTGTCATCCTGGACGAGGCGCAGAACACCACCGCGACGCAGATGAAGATGTTTCTGACACGGCTTGGCGAAAACAGCCGCATGGTGATCACGGGCGACCTGAGCCAGGTCGACCTGCCGCCGGGCACCCGGCCGGGCCTGCGCGATGCGGTCGAAACCCTGGCGGACGTTCCGGGAATCGCATTTGTCCGCTTTTCCGATGCCGATGTTGTCCGCCCGCCGCTGGTAGCGCGGATCATCCGCGCCTATGACGCCGCGGAGTCGGGTAAGGCAAAATGA
- the ybeY gene encoding rRNA maturation RNase YbeY, with the protein MTRDLLLIDIATRTAAWGAAPFDAEAVARRATGMAWRNAGNTNRESEVSIVLGDDSFVRELNSTYRGQDKATNVLSFPADGENGPDDAACLLGDIVLAYETMAREAAEQNKSLADHLSHLCVHGLLHLLGHDHQTPSDARKMEALEISILAELGISDPFTIPAQET; encoded by the coding sequence ATGACGCGAGACCTGCTGCTGATCGACATAGCGACGAGAACTGCGGCCTGGGGCGCGGCGCCGTTCGACGCGGAAGCGGTTGCGCGTCGCGCCACCGGCATGGCCTGGCGCAACGCGGGAAACACGAACCGTGAATCGGAAGTCAGCATCGTGCTTGGCGACGACAGCTTCGTCCGGGAACTGAACAGCACCTATCGCGGCCAGGACAAGGCGACCAATGTGCTGTCGTTTCCGGCAGATGGCGAAAATGGCCCCGACGATGCGGCGTGCCTGCTGGGCGACATCGTTCTGGCCTATGAGACAATGGCGCGCGAAGCCGCCGAACAGAACAAAAGTCTGGCGGACCACCTGTCCCACCTGTGTGTTCACGGGTTGCTGCACCTGCTGGGTCACGACCATCAGACTCCTTCGGACGCCCGGAAGATGGAGGCGCTGGAGATTTCAATCCTGGCGGAACTGGGCATTTCCGATCCCTTTACCATTCCGGCGCAGGAGACATGA
- a CDS encoding hemolysin family protein: MSDDARPTIIETNGATPEREALEAERRPSLLDKILPWRIQKNADSTLRDTFEELIEEHEERVEAIDPGERALIANILNLSGLSAYDVMIPRADIGAVDINETLEGLVSQINKEGHSRLPVYRETLDDVVGMVHIKDVLPEMADSANFSLRKILRKILFVAPSMPVLDLLLQMQMTHLHMALVIDEYGGIDGLITIEDLVEQIVGEIEDEHDAEVGPQLIRGAQGSLIADARVTVEQFEAEVGTILTDEEREEDIDTLGGFLFSLTGRVPTRGELIVHEPSGVEFEILDADPRRIKRLRVRNLPTADVADD; this comes from the coding sequence GTGAGCGACGACGCCAGGCCGACGATAATCGAAACAAACGGCGCCACGCCGGAAAGGGAAGCGCTGGAAGCGGAAAGGCGACCGAGCCTGCTGGACAAGATCCTGCCGTGGCGTATCCAGAAGAATGCCGATTCGACCCTGCGCGACACGTTCGAGGAATTGATCGAAGAACACGAGGAACGGGTCGAGGCCATCGATCCGGGCGAACGCGCCCTCATCGCCAACATTCTCAATTTGAGCGGCCTGAGCGCCTATGACGTGATGATTCCGCGCGCCGATATCGGCGCCGTCGACATAAACGAAACGCTGGAAGGCCTCGTCTCCCAGATCAACAAGGAAGGACACTCGCGCCTGCCGGTCTATCGCGAGACGCTGGACGACGTGGTCGGCATGGTGCACATCAAGGATGTGCTACCGGAAATGGCGGACAGCGCGAATTTCAGTCTGCGCAAGATCCTTCGGAAAATCCTGTTCGTCGCGCCATCGATGCCGGTTCTCGACCTGTTGCTGCAAATGCAGATGACCCATCTGCACATGGCGCTGGTGATCGACGAATATGGCGGGATCGACGGCCTGATCACCATTGAGGACCTGGTCGAGCAGATTGTCGGTGAAATCGAGGACGAGCACGACGCCGAGGTGGGCCCGCAACTGATCCGGGGCGCGCAGGGGTCGCTCATCGCCGATGCGCGGGTGACCGTCGAGCAGTTCGAAGCCGAAGTCGGCACTATTCTGACAGACGAGGAGCGCGAAGAGGATATCGACACGCTTGGCGGATTCCTGTTTTCCCTTACGGGCCGAGTCCCGACGCGCGGCGAACTGATCGTTCATGAACCCTCTGGCGTCGAGTTTGAAATACTCGATGCCGATCCGCGCCGTATCAAGCGGCTGCGAGTCCGGAACCTGCCAACCGCCGACGTGGCGGATGACTGA